TCAAGTAATACCTAAACCTGAACATGTGGAAATACTTTACTTTAGACCGAATGGAAAAGTATCGAATCAACGGTATATCACAAATCCCGTTCCACTGAGTGATTTCATTATTGCTGCTAATTCTTCACAAAAAACATTCAAACAAGAGCCACTCGTTGAAATAAGAACACCACATCAAGATGATATGGCCCATTGGGAGTTTGGACATTGGCGAAGCTTTCTTAGTACGAATCAAGGAGTTATCGAGGATCACCCTTTGTCTACGATAGAAGAATGGACTGAACGAATTCATGCAAAGACTGGATACAATGGTCAAGTCATTCGAGAGGCATTAATGTTTTATCGACAAATGCAAAAAAGCTGATTGAACTTTTATCTTCAATCAGCCCGTCTAATTTTTATTTTGTTAGCCCCTCAGTCACAACAGGAACGATTTGTTTCTTACGGGAAACCACACCCTTTAATAAAGCTGTGTGATTTGTTAATTCAACGTCGAATGATTGAGCTGCCTTTTCAGCTTCGTTTCCGAGAAATAAACCTACAGAATCATTTTCTAAAATGTCTGTAATGACAAAAACAAATAAGTCTAACGATTTGCTTTCAATAAGTTTGTTGATTTCTACTTCTACTTCTTCTTGGCGTTTTAACACGTCGTTCGTATCGACCACATTAATTTGCGCAACCTCCACTTTATGAGTACCCATTTGGAATTCTTTCGCATCAATTGTGATCAGGCTCAAGAGCCGTTTTATCACTTACATCCGCCCCTGCTTTAAGCATCTCAAGTCCATAGCTATTCGCATCTACTCCAGCAATTTCCGCAAGTTCTTTCGCCGCTTTTATATCTTGCTCCGTACATGTAGGCGACTTAAATAACAATGAGTCAGAAATAATTGCAGAAAGCATTAAACCGGCAATTTCCTGTTTAATCGCAATGCCATTCTCTTTGTAAAGTTTGTTTAAAATTGTTGCTGTACAACCAACTGGCTCTGCTCGATAGTATAAAGGATCACTTGTTTCAAAGTTGGCAATTCGATGATGATCAATGACTTCTAACACTTTTACTTGATCAAGATCGGCGACACTTTGTTGACGTTCGTTATGATCCACTAAAATAACTTCATTCACTTCATTGGCCACCGTTTGGATTAAACGAGGGGCTTCAGCTGAGAAAGCTTCCAATGCATATTTCGTTTCTCCATTCATTTCTCCTAAACGAACAGGCTCAACCTCTAAGCCTAATTCTTTCTTTAAATCTGCATAAGCAATTGCTGAACAAATCGAATCTGTATCAGGGTTCTTATGCCCTAAAATCAACGTTTTTGCCATAACAACTCGACTCCTTATATAAAATTAAGATTTCACTCGATATGTAATTAATACGTGGACAATCCTCATTAAATTTTACATTACGCAAGCGATAAAACCAAATATTTTTTGCCTCAACTAGGTCATTTCATATGAAGAATTTCTTTTAACCTTTCCCCTTTTTCTTCATCTAATTTTGCATATCTATCATTATCCTCATCGTAAATAATGACTTCTTGATCATCAACGTAAATCTCAAAAAAAAGTTAGCCTTTCAGGAAGGTTTTCATCGAACTTGAAGGAAAATGTTAATTGAACGTCTTGTTGGATTAATTCCGCTTTTAAACCTTGAGACCATTTTCATATATTTTGAAATTCGTACAGTTTTTCTTCTTTCATGATGTGACTATCTTCTGGCAAGCTCGTTGAAATCAACTTCATCATTTGTACATCCAATCAAAGTGACAAGAATGATAAAAATAATAAATACGTTAAAAACCAGCTCCAATATGGATGGAACTGGTTTCTTTTCTTTATCCCGCTTCATGCTGATAGGCAATTTCATATTTTGATAGCTCTGCTCCTAGCATGATGCTTTCCCCTTTGTTTTCGTTTCCTTCTGTTTTACGTTTATGGTGAGCATTCTTGAATGCATCACTTTCAGTCCATGCTTGGAATGCCTCATCATTCTCCCAAGTGGTGCAGACTTTTAATTCATCGTATTCTTCTAAACCTTTCGTAATTAATACTTCCAGACGAACAAACCCTGGTGACTGATGGACAGCTTTTGGTTGCTCAAATCGTTTGGCTACTTCTTGGACATGACCTTTTTTCACTTTAATTGTATTCGTAACTAAAATCATCCCTCATCTACCCCTTTCAATAAAAAAGATTGTAAAATGCACTATAGCTTTGATCTCTCCCTGAACCTTACAAATGATTATATTATTACTTTCAATATAATCATAGAAAAAACCTTCAAAGAACATGCTAGAAAAGGAAAATCCGACCAGACTAACGAATGCAAGAATCAAAATAGCCGAATACCAAAAAAGCTCTTTCCTATTCTTTTTAACACATAACATCTCTAAAGCAATCCCTCTTAGTGCAATCAATATAAAAAAGAAAGTAAACCAAGAAGGATTATAATCCGTTCCACTTGGATAGGAGAAGATACAAACTGCCACAAATATAGGAACCATAAACCAATTTGATCGTTTAAAATATTTTTTCTTTTTCTCTTCTTTCAAAACAAAGAATCTCTCTACTTTTTAATAATTATAGCAAGGTGATTCCGCAACACCAATCCAAAATACGGTCGTTTACTATTCAAAAAGTATTTTTACGTAATCTCTTTTAAAGTAGAGAACTCGATATATAGAAACCGATATATTATCTTGTTTATAGAAAATTATATCGTCCTCGCAAAGTAAAATCTAAGTTTCAACTTTATTTTACAATTACCATCCTAATAAATGGAACACATTTAACTTTTCCATACAATCAAAAATATCTTTCAGTTTCTAATTACCCGGATTCTTCAGTAATATATTCCTTTAAAGTAGGTCCCGCTTTGCTAACGGATTAATTCTTAATTCAGGCATAAAAATTAAACCTCAAGTTCTTTTTTCACTTCATCTAAAGTAAGCCATTCTTCACCTGTTTTTATTGCTTTCTCAGCTTCCATTAGTTTTGATAATAACCTAATGGTATCTTGACTCTTTTCGTAGTCTTCAATATTTACAATAGCAAATCTACCTCGTCCATTTTTCGTTAAAAATACCGAATTTCCAACGCTGATGTCCTTTAATACTTCATTGTAATTTCTTAAGTCAGACACTGGTTTTATGTTAGGCATAGACTCAACTCCTTTTTGTTGTTAATACTTTTAAAGCTAAATCAAGCCCAAATTTCCCTTAATCTTACTATTTTTTAACCAGCGAGCTAAATATACTGTACTTTATCAAAAATGAGCCAAACCACTATGATTGAAATGAAAAATAAGGCAATGGAGTTTCTTACGATCACTTTTTCAACTCGTTTACACCTTTTCAACTCAAAAAATTTCTTTAATGGTAGGTGAAGGAATCTAATAGTATGATTTATAGTACATATTTACATCCTACACAGTTATCGATGGATGGGATTTCAACCTTTTCCATTATAAATATCGAATAACTTTCTTCCATATTCAAGAGGGTCATGCTCCTCTTTAATTTTCACCAATGCATTTCTAGCCCTCTCGATAATATGCTCCGGTTTAGAACAAATCTCAACAATCGATTTTTCTAACTCTTTTTCCAGAGTCTCGCTGAGAATTTTTCTAGACGACTCTGTCGAATATAATGCCTCACCGAACTTATTTCTAGGGATAGGACATATCCAGCCACATGTATCATTATTTATTTCAGGAAGTGCTCGTATGTTTGTTGTCAAAACTGGACATCCACTTGCTTGCATTTCCAAAACGGAATAACCATACGTATCAGCCCATGTCGGTAATAAACCAACGTGACTTTTTTTACATAAAGCTAGCACTTCTTCATTAGTTAATGCATCAATCCAAGTGATCCAATCATCGTTTTGTTCAATGATTTTCAGCATGTCTTCTTTATCTTTAATTGTTGTCTGAGTCGCATAATCACCAAATGTAAGACTACTCACAATCGTAAATTTCACATTAAAGTGCTTTCTTATTTTAGCAAGGACATGAATTAATTCTCTTCCACCTTTTCGAAAAAACTGACGACCAACGAAGATAAATCTAATTTCTTTATGGATATCCTTCATTTTTAATTCGATGTCACGCTTCTTTACCAAAAGAGGTTGAGGTGGAGGAATAACCACGGTCTTGTTCATAATATCATTAACTGCCTCCGGGAATACTTCTTTTACGAGTGCTTCTTGAATGGACCAATTACATTGTGATAAAGCTATCAATTTTTTGCACGAATCTTGTTGTAATAATTGTAATGTCTCTTTAATTTGACGGTCTATTTGTATCGTGCTGTTTTCATGATGATAATTCATTGTTTGAATTAAACGCGGAATTGTCGTTTCAAAGGTCGATACCCATGGGGTTTTCGTATCACAGACAGTATTAAACGTATGTAAAACATCAACCTTTAACTGGTTACTTGATTTAAAAATGAAATTTGATCTACTCTTAGCTTGATCTGTTAAAGGAACACCAAACTTACTAATCCCTTTTAATATCAATCCTGTATGATCTTTTGAAGGAGGTATTTTTTTTGTACTCTACATGATCGATTTTTTCTAGTATGCATCTTTTCTCAGGATAATTTTCTGTCAAAAAACCTACTCGCAATTTAATACTCCTTTTTAATGAATTCTGTTATAAATATGTGTTCAAAAGGAGGAAAAAGAGTCGCCAGAAACAAGGCGATCATTCACCTCGTCTTATGACAACAATGTTGTTAGCTCTCCTGTCCCCCGTAGGACTTTTTAAAAAGCGGAAATTTTTATTTTAAAACAACCCTTTTACATTTCCTTGTTCATCTAAATCGATTTTCAAAGCTGCAGGTGTTTTAGGGAGTCCTGGCATGGTCATGACATCCCCTGTTAATGCGACTAAAAACCCGGCTCCTACTGAAGGCTTAAACTCACGAACGGACAAGGTAAAGCCATTTGGTCTGCCTACTTTCATTGGATCATCGGATAACGAAAGAGGGGGTTTTGGCTACACAAATCGGCAACTGATCCCAGCCGTACTTTTTAAATTGCTCGATTTGTTTTATCGCTTTTGCGCTAAAATCTACTCCTTGTGCCCCATACACTTCCGTTGCAATGGCGTGAAGTTTATCCGGGATGGAATCGGTAAAATCATATAAATAATTCAAGGAGTGATGTGAATCTTCAAGCGTGTCGATTAAAGTTTGCGCCAGCTCGATACCTCCTTTTCCCCCTTGCCCCCAAACGTCACATAAAGCTACAGGAAACCCCTTCTTCTTACACCACCCCTGCAATGCATCGATTTCCTCGTCCGTATCGGTTGAAAATTTATTGATTGCTACAACGAACGGAAGACCAAAAGCTTGAATCGTTTCAACATGCTTTTGTAAGTTTTCTGCTCCTTTAATGAGAGCTTCTATTTTTTCATTTTGCAAGTCTTGTTTAAGGACACCTCCATGCATTTTCAGTGCTCGAATGGTGGCAACAATAACAACGGCACTTGGATCAATGTCCGCTTGACGAGCTTTAATATGGAAAAACTTTTCCGCTCCTAAGTCAGCACCAAACCCAGCTTCTGTAATTACATAATCGGCGAGCTTACTCGCCATTTTGGTTGCGACGACGCTATTACAGCCGTGAGCAATGTTTGCGAACGGTCCGCCGTGTACAAGAGCGGGGGTATGTTCTAACGTTTGAACAAGGTTTGGATTAAAGGCATCTTTTAATAACACGGTTAATACACCATCTGCTTCTAAGTCGCGCGCTGTTACAGGTTTTTGGTCATATGTAAACCCAACGACAATATTGCCTAGCCGTCTCTTTAAATCATCGAGATCGTTTGCTAAACAGAAGATGGCCATAATTTCAGAGGCAACAGTAATGTCAAAACCGTCTTCACGGGGAACTCCATGAACAGGCCCCCCCATCCCGACAACCACATTGCGCAACGACCGGTCGTTTAAATCCACAGCTCGCTTCCAAGTAATACGCCGTGGATCGATGTGTAACTCGTTGCCTTGATGGATGTGATTATCAATTAAAGCTGATAATGTATTGTTTGCTGTTGTGATTGCATGAAGATCTCCCGTAAAGTGAAGATTAATATCTTCCATTGGAACAACTTGCGAGTACCCTCCACCAGCTGCTCCCCCCTTTATTCCCATTGTGGGACCTAACGAAGGTTCTCGTAAGGCAATGATCGCTTTTTTATCGAGCTTTTCAAAGGCTTGTCCTAAACCTACAGTAACCGTCGATTTTCCTTCTCCTGCAGGAGTGGGGTTTATAGCTGTCACTAAAATGACTTTTCCGGCAGGATTATTTTTATGCATTTCCATTGTATGTAAAGGAATCTTTGCCTTGTAGCGTCCATACATCTCAATATCTTCTTCCTGTAAATCAATTTTTTCTGCAATTTCTTTGATCGTTTTCATTTCAGCTGATTGAGCAATATCAATATCGGACATCTTTTTTGATAGGGTCTTCATAACCGTCCCTCCATATTTTTGTCGAATTATTCCTATGTTTATTGTATCATTTTTCAATTAAGGGAAGTATGGGGATATGGTTTATTTGATTTCTACAAAACACCTGGGAAACTCTTGTTTTTTATAGATAATATTAATATAGTAGTAAAGTGGTGTTTTACACCTCAGTTTTTTCGCATTTAAAGTTAGTAGGAGGAGTAGTATCTTGTTCTTTAACTGGTTACAAAAAAGTATATTTGCAATTTTCACAGTTGTTTTAGCTATCATTGTAGGGTTAAACATCTATACAAGTAGAGGGTTTCAAACAATTCAACCTAATGTACCGCCTTTTTTTAATTTAATTACACTTTTTTGTGCCTTAGGTATAGTGATATTAATTTTGAAATATCGAACGACCATTAATA
This portion of the Bacillus carboniphilus genome encodes:
- a CDS encoding antibiotic biosynthesis monooxygenase is translated as MILVTNTIKVKKGHVQEVAKRFEQPKAVHQSPGFVRLEVLITKGLEEYDELKVCTTWENDEAFQAWTESDAFKNAHHKRKTEGNENKGESIMLGAELSKYEIAYQHEAG
- a CDS encoding type II toxin-antitoxin system prevent-host-death family antitoxin — encoded protein: MPNIKPVSDLRNYNEVLKDISVGNSVFLTKNGRGRFAIVNIEDYEKSQDTIRLLSKLMEAEKAIKTGEEWLTLDEVKKELEV
- a CDS encoding glycosyltransferase family 4 protein encodes the protein MILKGISKFGVPLTDQAKSRSNFIFKSSNQLKVDVLHTFNTVCDTKTPWVSTFETTIPRLIQTMNYHHENSTIQIDRQIKETLQLLQQDSCKKLIALSQCNWSIQEALVKEVFPEAVNDIMNKTVVIPPPQPLLVKKRDIELKMKDIHKEIRFIFVGRQFFRKGGRELIHVLAKIRKHFNVKFTIVSSLTFGDYATQTTIKDKEDMLKIIEQNDDWITWIDALTNEEVLALCKKSHVGLLPTWADTYGYSVLEMQASGCPVLTTNIRALPEINNDTCGWICPIPRNKFGEALYSTESSRKILSETLEKELEKSIVEICSKPEHIIERARNALVKIKEEHDPLEYGRKLFDIYNGKG